One genomic region from Pseudoduganella dura encodes:
- the waaF gene encoding lipopolysaccharide heptosyltransferase II has protein sequence MPSSLPRILIISPNWIGDAVMAQPLLQRLRAMHPGRPIDVLAPPPVAPVWRQMREVDDVIQTTFRHGALQLRERWRLARELKRRGYAEAYVLPNTLKYALIPWLAGIARRIGYKGESRYGLINVMHHDDVPPRPMVPFYAALANAPEAPLAPAPRPALQVTPEQAAAACVKAGLAAGRPLVVFAPGAEFGSAKRWPPGHFAALAQAIVAHVPLAQVALLGSPKDRAVCDEIVAALQDTAAAPAVSNVAGQTSLAEAVALIGHSAAVVSNDSGLLHVASSLDRPVVAIYGPTDPDHAPPFSTVAAALSLRLDCSPCRQRECPLGHHDCMRKLDAALVWHTLQPMLPAAVPA, from the coding sequence ATGCCTTCGAGTTTGCCGCGGATCCTGATCATCTCGCCCAACTGGATCGGCGACGCCGTGATGGCGCAGCCGCTGCTGCAGCGGCTGCGCGCCATGCATCCCGGCCGCCCGATCGACGTGCTGGCACCGCCGCCGGTGGCGCCCGTGTGGCGCCAGATGCGGGAGGTCGACGACGTCATCCAGACCACGTTCCGCCACGGCGCGCTGCAGCTGCGCGAACGCTGGCGCCTGGCGCGCGAACTGAAGCGCCGCGGCTATGCCGAAGCCTATGTGCTGCCGAACACGCTGAAGTATGCGCTGATCCCCTGGCTGGCCGGCATTGCCCGCCGGATCGGCTACAAGGGCGAAAGCCGGTATGGCCTGATCAACGTGATGCACCATGACGACGTGCCGCCGCGCCCGATGGTGCCGTTCTATGCGGCGCTGGCCAATGCGCCGGAAGCGCCGCTCGCACCCGCGCCGCGGCCCGCGCTGCAGGTGACACCGGAGCAGGCCGCCGCCGCGTGCGTGAAGGCGGGCCTGGCGGCCGGGCGGCCGCTGGTGGTGTTTGCCCCGGGCGCCGAGTTCGGCTCGGCCAAGCGCTGGCCGCCGGGCCATTTCGCCGCGCTGGCGCAGGCCATCGTGGCGCACGTGCCGCTGGCACAGGTGGCGCTGCTGGGTTCGCCCAAGGACCGCGCCGTGTGCGACGAGATCGTCGCGGCCTTGCAGGACACCGCGGCCGCGCCCGCCGTGTCGAACGTGGCCGGCCAGACCAGCCTGGCGGAAGCGGTGGCGCTGATCGGCCACAGCGCCGCCGTTGTCAGCAACGATTCCGGCCTGCTGCACGTGGCCTCCAGCCTGGACCGCCCGGTGGTGGCCATCTACGGGCCCACCGACCCGGACCACGCGCCGCCGTTTTCCACCGTGGCGGCGGCGCTGTCGCTGCGGCTCGACTGTTCGCCATGCCGCCAGCGCGAATGCCCGCTGGGCCACCACGACTGCATGCGCAAGCTCGACGCCGCGCTGGTGTGGCACACGCTGCAACCGATGCTGCCGGCCGCCGTGCCGGCCTGA